The DNA region catagaGATACCATATGGAGTagaacccagcaattccacttctaggtattcgGTTGGCCCAAACGTTCATTCGGGGTTTTCCATAAGATGCaacggaaaaacctgaatgaacttttgggTCAACTCAATATAcactcaagacaaatgaaaacatacgcccacacaaaaacttgtacatgaaatGTTCATATGTAATAACTAAAAGGTAGAAATAAACCACATGTCTATCAACtgacgaatgaatgaataaaatgtgttatatctatacaatggaatattatttgaccatTAAAATGAACGAAGTAccgatacatgctacagcatggatgaactttgaaaacattatgctaagtgaaagaagccagacccagaAGTCCATATATTGTATGGTTTCATTAATATGAAACCATCAAGATAGGCAGAAAGTAGAGACAGAAGGTTGCCTAATGCTGGAGGAGAATGGATGGGGTGATTGTGGGGTGATAGCTAAAGGATATGGGGCTTCTTTTTGGGGTGACAAAATGtgctaaaattgattgtggtgatgattgcataactctatgaatacactaaaaaccattgagttatatactttaaatatttgaattgcGTGGCATTTGTCTCAGTATAGATGCTACCCACAAAAACTATAATCtccaataaattaaataaaaaggagtTGGAGCATTTTGAAGTTGTGGAAGGTGACCCCTCCCCCAAAGCAAGGCTGCAACTTCTTTGAATAATAACTTCTAAGACTCAAGACACACTGGGTGTAAGTAAgcaattattcctgttttacagatgcaaCAGTTGAGACTCAGagggttaaatgacttgcctcaAAGTCATACAGGTGTTAGTGATGGGGAACCTAGATCTCTCACAGCCTCTTAGTGCAAGATTCTGTCATTACACCAGctcttctcagactttccttctcACCGTCCTTTGGAGGCAGCAGAAATACGAAGCAAAGCTGCCTTTGCTTGTTTTCTTACATCATTGTTATTAACTAACCCAAGCCTATTATTAATGCATAACTCTCAAGTCCTTTTTGGTATATGGCAGGAGTCTTGAAGAAGCTTGAGGTGGGTCAGTTAGTTATTCCCTCACAACCTTTCAATCAGGTAAAGGCTGATCTCAAGACAAATTCTGCCTCACATATGAACATTAAATAGTCACATAAGCAGGCAGGCGTAAAGTAGCTCATACGACCTGCTCTGCAAACATGATGCCATCCCAGAGCTCTGTCCTTTTGGCTGTGTTCATCCCCACTTGCATGAAAAGTCCACTGAGGCAGATATGGTGTTATTCAAGAGGCAGGATTCTGTTCCCCTACAGTTTAGGCAACAGAAGTCCTTCTGGCTAATGGCTGGACCTGGGACCATTCAGAGATCAAGACCGGGCATCATTTCAAAGATTCAGGCTACAGATCCGGCTAGATTCTGATACCCAAACAAGGATGTGGAGAGCCTCTTAAATATTTTAGCAAATCTATACACCttgaatacatttaattttaccAATAAAGCACATTTTTAACCCTTTGAACCTCAGGTTTCACCTCTGTAAATTGAGGTATTTAAGGAGTAGTgttacaaatatgtggaaacttCTGTGATACACGAACTAAAAAGCCattaatttacttaataaatcaccattttaaataattctaaaatttgctcTGCTAATTAGGAAAACCTTGGGTACTGATAGAGATACAGAAGAGAGAAGCATTTGTCATAGCTGCTTCTAGAGCAGTCCTTTCAAATGTGATGCTAACTGGGCACCCCAGGAGTATAGATTTTCCATTAAGGCAGCTGACTGCCCCTGGAGTGAGAGCCTAAACTAACTAGCATATGCAGAATGTCTCAGTCTAGgctgaaatatttcaaattaaattataattaataaataaattaataaatatgcaACGAAACTCCAAGCAATGTACTAGGGCTGCCACttgatttacatattttaattacatattgTGATGCTTATATCCTCAGGCTTGTtagcaaatgacacaatttttcttttttaaaaatttttaatttttatacaattttaaaatgttactttccatttacagttattacagaatactggcATCTTCTCCATGTTGTgcatacatccttgagcctgacttacacccaacagtttgtacctcctaatccCCCACCCCAATATTGCCCTTCCCccctccactggtaaccatagttaactctctatatctgtgagtctgcttcttttttgttatattcactagtttgttgtattttttagcttccacatataagtgatatcatacagtatttgtctttctcggtctgactcatttcacttagcataatgccctccaaatccatccatgttgctgtaagtggcaatatttcattcttttttatggatgaacacatcttctttatccattcacctgttgatagacatttaggttgtttccatgtattgacaattgtaaacaatgctgctatgaacattggggtgcatgtatcttttcaaattagtgttttttttttttttttttgaaagatccTGCCTCAGGTTTATTTGTACAAATAGCACAGGAGGACACCAGCCCCATGCAGACAGCAGCCCAGGGGTCACACCAGTCCTTCTGTCCTCACATTGGCAGACAAAGGTCTCTACTCTGGAGCCTTTGTGGGGGCCTGGGCACCTTTGGGAGCGGGAGCGGGAGCCACAGCCGGAGCCGCAGCTGCACCTGCAGCCTTCGCCTTGGTTTGAGCCTTGGCCTGGGACTTTGGCCGGCAGAGCCTGAGACCCTTGGCGATGCGGGCACGAGCACGTTTCCCGAGCCTGGGGTGAGCAATGTAGGCAAGTCGACTGAGCTTGCGGCTGCCGCCCGTTGGGATCCTGGGCTTGACCTCCTTGGGCTTTACAAGAGTCTTGATAGCCTCAGCACGTGCAGTTACGGCCTTGGCGTTGTTGGCCTGCATCTTCTTCAGGCCCCTCTTGTTGTGCTTCTTGGCAAAACGCATGTTCCTCAGGAACTTGGGGTCCACCCCCTTAAGAGATTCATATCGTTGTGATCGGGGTTTCTTGATGCCGTTTCTGTGCCATTTTCGGGACTGGTTGTGCGTGGTGTGGTTCTTGGACTTGGCCATGTCTGCAACTGGAGGACCAGAGTGGAGATCAGAGCTGGGGGCTCGCGGGGCCGGGCCTACCTCTTCGCCTTGATCGGGGCCCGCAgatcaaattagtgtttttgtttttttcggatacatacccaggagtggaattgctgggtcatgtggtagttctatttttagttttttgagaaacctccatgttgttttccacagtggctgcaccaatctacgttaccactaacagtgcacaagggttcccttttctcttcatcctccccaacatttgttatttgtagactttttgatgatagccattctgacaggtgtgaagagatttctcattgtggttttgatttgcacttccctgatgattagcaatgttgagcatcttttcatgtgcctctcagcctgtatgtcttctttggaaaaatgtctattcaggtctgctcattttttaaatcgggttgttttttcgatattgagttgaatgagctgtttatatattttggattttaactccttattggtcatatcatttgcaaatattttttcccattcagtaggttgtcttttcattttattgatggtttcctttgctgttcaaaagcttttgagtttaattaggtcccatttgtttatttttgcttttatttcctttactttaggagatggagccaaaaaaatattgttttgatttatgtcaaagagtttctgcctatgttttcctctgggagttttataatatccagtcttacgtttaggtctttaagcaAATGATAGAATTTTTCAAATCAAATAGAGAGAAAATGGATAGAAGAGGAAGACATAGAGAatctatagaaagaaaaaaacatcagaGGCAGAGAACAATAGAAACTGAGGAAGAAACAAAGTGGTATATTTAAGATTGAGAGACTcagagagaggcacagagagaagcagagactgAGAATCAAAATAGTCAGGCATCCTTGGGttgctcattttctaatttccatgtgGTCCCTTTAAAGACCTCCTTTCCACTGCCAAGAGTCACAAGTCTGTCCCATCAAAACTATCCCCAGCCTGGCTGAAGGGATAAACAGAGGTCAATAGAAGTATCTTCTGAgaactcccatgttcattgcagcagtatttataatagacaggacatggaaacaacctgtgtccatcaatggataaatgaataaagataggtgatatatatatataaacttcaggaaagaaggaaattctgccatttgtgacaacgtggatggaccttgagggcattatgctaagtgaaatgtcacaccgagaaagacaaatactgtatgatctaaCTTACATGtagaaaaaaactgaattcatagaaacagagaaaacattgGTGGTTGCCCGAGGTGGAGGATAggaagtgggggaaatgggggaaggtggtcaaaaggtacaaacttccacttataagataaacaagttctggggatgtaatgtacagcatggtgattagagttaacaatactgtatcatatatttgaaagttgctaatagAGTAGATCTTCAAAACtctcatcatgagaaaaaaaaactgttactgtgtgaggtgatggatgttaattaaacTTACTGGgataatcattttgcaacatatacatatatcaaattatcatATTGTACACTAATGTgattaatacaatgttatatgtcaatgatACCTtaataaaattgggaaaaaatgagaaatatttcctGAGAGCATAAACCTAAGCTCACTCTCCCTTCCTGAGTCTGGCAGGGTGCTTCTGTGCTGTTGAGGACACGGGTAACATCCTTCCTAGAGGAGGATGGCAGTGCTGCAGCTACACACCAACTGCTGGAAATCCAGAGGGCTCTTTCACGTAGGTGGGGTGAATGACTGACAGTGGTCAATAATATGGGGGCTTCAGAAAACAATCTCCTTGACTCACTATTTCTATTCATTGCCTGCCTTGGCTTTGCCACTTAATGTGGTGTTGGACAAATTACTCAGCCTTTCTGGATCTCAGATTCCACCTTCATAAAGTGAGGACTAATGCCATAAGTATATACAATATGTActgtaaatacttttttttccccttaattcattctcttttttttttttgtaacagctttttttttttttaattaagaatatcttttaaaaatgtcagtggttCTGGGAGAGTTTTTCTCAAATACCCATCAAAGTGCCCCTAATggagaatgaaaataaacatttagacCTCTGAGATCTGGGGAAGGATTTGGAAGCTTTGCCTCAAGCTCAAAATTTATTTGCagttttaaggtttattttattttaaaagtccatgaattttgcattttactCCAAGTTTGCATACTACTCTAGTTTGTAatgttcttaagaaaaaaaaaaaaaaggcatttcccCTATTATTGGCACTCCAGGAAAATGTACCATGTTTATCCTGCAGCTTCTTGTTCTCCTGGCATGTGGCCATATACCCCTCAGAGTCTGTAATCCCTGGCTTGAGCAGGGTGGCCTCACGTATCAGCTAACATGCTGGCAAATAAAGCTACAAAGGAAATAGGACACCCAAAGATGATTCCAGTTTTGTCTTGAGGCCATTGGGTCTGGTATTCATATCCAGGCTACTCTAAATCTTTAGCTAGAAACTATGGTGATTTTATTCTCAGACTGAGGCAAAAAGATGATAAGAGGAGTAGTGGGTTAAAGAATGAATTTAGGGGTTTTCTGATCTTATCATCATCCTAAGAATTTGGCTTTAGATTTGAGGTCTTCTAGGCCATGGAAAGAATGCCAAGGGATTCTAGTCCTCTCAAAGAAGATCTTTATCAGAGTCAGTCATCCTGGGTCATGAGAGAGGATGAGAATTTGAAATGGTATGTGAGCCTGAAATATCCTTTCAGGTAATATTTATAGTTTTGGGGGCCCTGAAGTTCTCAAGGTCCTCCTGGTTTCAAGGTGCAGGTGTTACTTTATGATGGCCATGCTAGCTAGAACGCATCATCGTCTTCTGCGGCCACTAAATTAAAGGTCCTGCTGTCATGAAAGGTACTAAGAGGTTAAATGTTCCTTGGAAGAGTATCTTCTTAGAGTCATCTCTCAACAAGTTGTCTTCGGCTGCACAGATTGTCTCAATCATTACTAACAGATGCATCTTCAGCAAGACAATTTTGCAAGCTCAGGCAGAAAAGAACTCATGCTTTTCTGAAATCTTCCCCATGGCTCATATTAAAACTAGCCAGGAGAAGAGACATAGCAAAGTTTACTAGGGACAGTTCCCTGGAGGAGAAAATAATAGGGATAATGAGACAAATATTCTTAAGGCATCCTGGGGTTTCTGAAATAAGCAGACTCTGGTCCACTGAAATAGCTGGTGGAGAAATGGCTTCGTTAtacataattttagaaaatgtattctgttgttatattcgaaatacatttgaaatttccTAAAGGGGTTCTAGTCACTTTTAAAAGTATCATTGCCAGGAATAGCCAACTGAATAGCAATCAAGTTTGCCTTGCTGATGTAGCCTTGTTATAACTTCCTTTGTGGGTAAAATTCACCTGGGCTTCAGAAATGGCCAGATTGAGCAATGTTCATGTTTGGAACCAGAGCAGCCTGCAAGGGTAGGGATATGGAGAGGCAAAGAGGGGTAACTCCCAATTCCTCTCCAAGCTTGGTTCTCTTTAAGAAGTAAGAATGCAGGTTTGGGGAAAAGGTGTTGGGTCAGCTATCCTGTTTGGGAAGTTTGGGAACCACACTACTCCTACTGTAGTCTAACTGTAATCAAGAAGGAAGCAGATatggagtgtgtgtatgtgtgtgtgtgtgtgtgtgagagagagagagagagagacagagagagagagagagagagagagagagagagagagagggagactgaCTTTCTGGTTAAGGTGAGATAAGCCCTCCATTTAATGGCCTAAAAGCTATTGGAACAGGCCTGTTAGCTCCAGGTAAATGTTACCGAAGGCTCCACAAGTCAGTATAAGGTCCAGGCATGAAGAAAGGAACTTTTACCTATTCCAAACCACATTATAGAGCCTTGTTTAGTGCATCTTTCCACTGGCATTGTAGACAGCTATGACCCCAGATCCATAATGGGGAGGTGCAGGAGCGTGTTCTGTGTGCtcagcagggaagcccttctatGCATTACTTCCAGATATGTTGACCATCTTCCTATAGGCCAGGCCTTGGCACTGAGGAGATGAAGTCAAGTGAATCTGGACACAAGTCGAGTGTGGGGAGCTTTTGGTCTATGGTAAAGGATTCATGTAGAGGCATTATCGAGTGGCTAGAGTCATATACAGAGGCGctgtggtgtagtggttaagctGACAGGCTTCCgaagtcaggctgcctgggttaAGGTGCCACTGTTGCCACTAACTAGTAGTTCAAGCTCGCTGAATCTCaattttatcatttgtaaaatgggataggTCCTACTATATATGTATAGGATGTATATATGTACAGGTCCTACTAAAGGACTATTTTGACTATAAATGAGCtgatatatgtaaagtgcctgattcataataaacattcaataaatggaGCAATATTATgattatacataaatacataatgtTATTATTGTCATCCAGGGAGAAAATTATGTCAGGAGACCTCTGGTAATCCCCAAATTTGGGAATAATGCCGTAACATAGCTTTGGAGGCAAAATTTTCTTTACTTCCTAAAAGTTACTCCTCTGGGGAGGAAGAAGCAACTAGACCTCAATGAGATATTCTAGTTTCACAAACCAACTCTCCACCCTAGAAAGTGAAACGCTGAATTAGTGCTCAGCAAACGCTTCTTGCCACGGACTTTTGGAGTTAGACAGGAACAAGCAAAATTAGGACTATTAAATTTCAGAGATTGTTGAAGTTCTGTAAGATAGCAAAACCAGTACGAGAACGCCCATTTGCTCAGGGAACGAGAGACGAGGGAGCGCCCAAACAACAGTCCTGTGATGAACTTGGAAATTCTGGTTCTGCCCAACTCTACCAAGTGAGATGGGAGCCCACAGGGGTTTCAGGAGCTGAGCTGGGGTTGGGAGTTGTTGGCTGGCCCAAACCCAAGACTCAGTTAGGCTATGACTGCCTGGCATTTTGTAGATGCTTCCCATTTTTCCAAACTaggtgtttattttctgtctgatttTGAGTGACTATAACTGGACACTGTCACACATCTGTGAAGGGTCGAGTAAGTTCAAGGTGAACTAGATGTGCAGACCCAGCTTACCTTCAGTTGCTCTAGCCTCctttttctgcatatttttctCCCCTCTGCTGAGCACTCCCTTCTTAAAGGGCTCCTCACCCTTTCCTATCTCTGCCCTTCCCTTCATCAATTTCTGCTTCCGCAAAGGATTTGATATgtcatttatattt from Lagenorhynchus albirostris chromosome 6, mLagAlb1.1, whole genome shotgun sequence includes:
- the LOC132521675 gene encoding large ribosomal subunit protein eL29, which translates into the protein MAKSKNHTTHNQSRKWHRNGIKKPRSQRYESLKGVDPKFLRNMRFAKKHNKRGLKKMQANNAKAVTARAEAIKTLVKPKEVKPRIPTGGSRKLSRLAYIAHPRLGKRARARIAKGLRLCRPKSQAKAQTKAKAAGAAAAPAVAPAPAPKGAQAPTKAPE